A single Aminobacterium mobile DSM 12262 DNA region contains:
- a CDS encoding sodium:solute symporter family protein, with protein MNGYLVAIVLYALLLIAIGWCIGKRVKGAGGFFVAGRQLSMGLLFTTLIAANLGAGSTVGVAGIGYKFGVSSWWWIGSAGIGSMILAYIVGPKIWRISCRYNLYTLGDYLDLRYSKFFRGLISGMMAIGTLALFSGQLIGIAWILNVVAAIDKIWGILIGACVTTLYFAAGGLLSAAIVNIVELIVILLGFSLAAPYALSYVGGCNGLTTAITSKLGSEAAAQFFSWKGIGATTIIGYLFMLIPSFCISPGLIGKVYGAKNEQAIRIGTALNGVVQLIFAFLPVLIGMCAFAAFPDLTNRELALPTAMKEMMPFAISTLALAAIFAAEVSTADAVLYMLTTSISKDIYQTFFHPDLSEQDLLKFSRRVTLICGVVGVALAIVIPNILTALQIFYSLMSVSLAAPLLLGLFCDKASQKGAVLSAAGGVLLTLFLQFGNSGKGIWILNATSTGILFSFVLMFMSLFVFPSTEPPLDDSPIEI; from the coding sequence ATGAATGGATACTTAGTAGCAATTGTCCTTTATGCTTTATTGCTCATTGCAATCGGATGGTGTATCGGCAAACGAGTTAAAGGCGCTGGCGGTTTTTTTGTTGCAGGGAGACAATTATCTATGGGATTGCTCTTCACGACCCTCATTGCAGCAAACTTGGGAGCTGGATCAACAGTGGGAGTAGCTGGTATAGGATACAAATTTGGCGTTTCCAGCTGGTGGTGGATTGGCAGCGCCGGTATAGGGTCTATGATTCTTGCCTATATAGTAGGGCCTAAGATCTGGCGTATTTCCTGTCGCTACAATCTTTATACATTGGGAGACTATCTCGATCTCCGCTACAGCAAATTTTTTCGCGGACTTATATCAGGAATGATGGCTATCGGAACTCTCGCCTTGTTTTCAGGGCAGCTCATTGGAATAGCGTGGATCCTCAATGTGGTAGCTGCTATTGACAAAATATGGGGTATCCTTATTGGTGCATGCGTTACAACTCTCTATTTTGCCGCCGGGGGGCTTCTTTCTGCCGCTATCGTCAATATTGTAGAGCTTATAGTTATTCTTCTCGGTTTCTCATTAGCTGCTCCCTACGCCCTTTCGTATGTCGGAGGATGTAATGGCCTGACGACAGCTATTACATCCAAACTAGGGTCGGAAGCTGCGGCACAGTTCTTTTCCTGGAAAGGAATTGGTGCAACGACAATCATTGGATATCTTTTTATGCTTATTCCTTCTTTCTGTATTTCTCCAGGTCTTATCGGAAAGGTATACGGGGCTAAAAACGAACAGGCAATTCGGATAGGAACAGCATTAAACGGCGTAGTACAGCTCATTTTTGCTTTCTTACCAGTGTTGATCGGCATGTGTGCTTTCGCCGCATTTCCCGATCTTACCAACAGAGAATTAGCTTTGCCTACTGCTATGAAAGAAATGATGCCATTTGCTATATCGACTCTGGCATTAGCCGCTATCTTTGCCGCAGAAGTAAGTACTGCTGACGCAGTACTTTATATGCTAACCACGTCTATTTCCAAAGATATTTACCAGACTTTTTTCCACCCCGATCTCTCGGAGCAAGACCTTTTAAAATTCAGCAGAAGAGTTACACTAATATGTGGAGTCGTAGGTGTCGCTCTTGCAATTGTGATTCCCAATATACTCACAGCTTTACAAATTTTTTACTCACTTATGAGTGTTTCTCTTGCGGCACCGTTACTCTTAGGGCTTTTTTGCGATAAGGCATCTCAAAAAGGAGCCGTCCTCTCCGCCGCTGGCGGGGTTCTTCTTACCCTCTTTTTGCAGTTCGGAAATAGCGGCAAAGGCATCTGGATTCTAAATGCCACGTCCACGGGGATTCTTTTCTCTTTCGTACTCATGTTTATGAGCCTCTTTGTCTTCCCATCTACGGAACCCCCATTGGACGATAGTCCTATTGAAATTTAA
- a CDS encoding DMT family transporter: MRYNLLSTEKQGSLLVLLAGLFWGTSGTVQTFAPSQASPLSIGAIRISFGGIFLLLYILATRGFQGFRGKWPLHSLFYAALGMAGFQAFFFAAIRITGVAVGTMVAVGGSPAFAGLLGMIFFKERPSPYWYLSTFLAIIGCILLSWKNGGVKANSFGVLLALVASFAFALCGIGIKEIQRYHGAMETVAMTLCCGALILSPILMFHNISWLMEIQGLLVAIHLGSIATALPYILFALGLTLVPVAKVYTLSLSEPLTACLLGILLLGERLSLHSGFGIILILLGLLLLSREQK; this comes from the coding sequence ATGAGGTATAATTTACTATCTACAGAAAAGCAAGGGAGTCTGCTGGTTCTTCTCGCCGGGCTTTTCTGGGGGACATCGGGAACAGTTCAGACTTTTGCGCCCTCACAAGCTTCCCCTCTCTCTATTGGAGCGATTCGCATCTCTTTTGGTGGTATTTTTTTATTACTTTATATTCTTGCCACACGAGGTTTTCAGGGGTTCAGAGGGAAATGGCCATTACACAGCCTCTTTTATGCAGCCCTTGGAATGGCGGGGTTTCAGGCTTTCTTTTTTGCCGCTATCAGAATAACTGGAGTCGCTGTGGGCACAATGGTGGCGGTTGGTGGTTCTCCAGCTTTTGCCGGCCTTCTTGGCATGATTTTTTTCAAAGAAAGACCCAGCCCATATTGGTACCTTTCAACTTTTCTCGCTATCATCGGATGTATACTTCTATCTTGGAAAAACGGAGGGGTTAAAGCAAACTCTTTTGGAGTTTTATTGGCTCTCGTCGCTTCCTTTGCCTTTGCCCTCTGCGGCATAGGTATTAAGGAGATTCAACGCTATCACGGAGCTATGGAAACAGTAGCCATGACTCTTTGTTGCGGAGCACTGATTCTTTCACCCATATTGATGTTTCATAATATTTCATGGCTCATGGAGATACAAGGACTTCTCGTTGCTATTCATCTCGGCTCCATAGCCACAGCTTTGCCCTATATACTTTTTGCTCTTGGGTTAACTCTGGTGCCCGTAGCAAAAGTATATACTCTTTCCTTGAGCGAACCTCTTACAGCATGTCTCCTTGGAATTTTATTATTAGGAGAGCGGCTTTCTTTGCACTCAGGATTTGGCATAATTCTCATATTGTTAGGTCTTTTACTTTTATCAAGAGAACAAAAGTAA
- a CDS encoding IclR family transcriptional regulator — MKNSKKGSGYVQSIQRAMAIIETLDKHGELGVSEIGEKLDLERSTVHRILSTLRGLGYINQNPANHKYSNSFKFFEIGNNVVQSLGFRKQAMPFMRELSAKSNEAVNLAVMDGKYVIYIDKIESPATIKVDLSVGKRMPAYCTGLGKVLLAYMPEAAVREFFKDESLIRYTNRTITNIDKLCQHLAQIREQGYAVDDEEYVDGLFCIAAPVWGHAKTVVAALSVALPKFLYSKSDEEIASIRDMLIDVAQRFSISLGYEAF; from the coding sequence TTGAAAAATAGCAAAAAAGGTTCTGGATATGTACAGTCAATTCAGAGGGCTATGGCCATTATTGAAACTCTCGATAAACATGGGGAGCTCGGAGTTTCTGAAATTGGAGAAAAACTCGACCTGGAGCGAAGTACGGTACATCGCATTCTTTCTACACTGCGAGGATTAGGATATATTAACCAAAATCCTGCAAATCATAAGTATTCCAACAGCTTCAAATTTTTTGAGATTGGCAATAACGTTGTACAATCTTTAGGCTTTAGGAAACAGGCTATGCCCTTCATGCGAGAGCTCTCTGCAAAATCTAACGAGGCCGTAAATTTAGCCGTTATGGATGGGAAATATGTTATCTATATCGATAAAATTGAAAGCCCTGCCACTATTAAGGTTGATCTCTCTGTGGGGAAAAGGATGCCAGCCTATTGTACAGGACTGGGGAAAGTTCTATTAGCCTATATGCCTGAAGCTGCTGTCAGGGAATTCTTCAAAGATGAATCACTCATTCGATACACGAACAGGACAATTACCAACATAGACAAGCTGTGTCAACATCTTGCTCAGATTCGAGAGCAAGGTTACGCTGTGGATGATGAGGAGTATGTAGATGGCCTTTTCTGCATAGCTGCCCCAGTGTGGGGGCACGCAAAAACAGTAGTCGCCGCATTAAGCGTTGCCTTGCCTAAATTTCTTTATTCGAAAAGCGACGAAGAGATAGCATCTATACGAGATATGCTTATCGATGTAGCCCAACGATTTTCTATAAGTCTTGGGTATGAAGCCTTTTAG
- a CDS encoding DUF2179 domain-containing protein, whose product MDWLGLLLIFSARIADVSLGTVRILFLVRGRRRLAACIGFLEVMIYMSVLGYILGGGGTLTFPQLIAYAAGYGSGNFIGSLLEEKLLNAFVTLDIILERNQETMTLIDRIRAEGFGATVLIGHGKDGLRLVAKVICHRSDIAPISKIIGDQGFVCISDVKGCWGGYFKVKGK is encoded by the coding sequence ATGGACTGGCTGGGACTCCTCCTTATATTTAGTGCACGTATTGCAGATGTTAGTTTGGGGACCGTCAGGATTCTCTTTCTCGTCAGAGGAAGGCGCCGTCTGGCAGCATGTATAGGTTTCCTGGAAGTAATGATCTATATGTCAGTGTTAGGTTACATCCTCGGTGGAGGAGGAACATTAACCTTCCCTCAACTTATTGCATACGCAGCAGGATATGGCTCGGGAAATTTTATAGGATCTCTATTGGAGGAAAAACTCCTTAATGCTTTTGTGACTCTTGATATTATCTTGGAGAGAAATCAGGAGACCATGACACTTATAGATCGAATCAGAGCGGAAGGTTTTGGCGCTACAGTTCTGATTGGTCATGGAAAAGATGGGTTACGCCTGGTAGCGAAAGTAATTTGTCATCGTTCCGATATCGCACCTATTTCAAAAATTATCGGTGACCAGGGATTTGTCTGTATTTCAGATGTTAAAGGGTGCTGGGGTGGCTATTTCAAAGTTAAAGGGAAATAA
- a CDS encoding peptidylprolyl isomerase: MFRGSKILCVSGLIAVLAWGGVAFATEAAPKADNGQTVLARIGTVEIKQQNVDEVINALDPQQKVYYDNEQGRKAVLDELINLEVFARYAEDKDFDEDPVFVERLTRVKKELMRQLAVEKLLERVTIDEKETKLYYMDHLKEFEVPAQIRASHILLKEEDEAKKVLQEIKSGAITFEEAAKKYSTCPSKEQNGDLGYFQTNQVVPEFGEAASKLKKSEISSPVQSQFGWHIIRLEDTKPGKIRSFEEVKSQVESNLLRDKRAQVYSEETEKLRKEYGVVLVEKEPASDKKQ, from the coding sequence ATGTTTAGAGGTTCAAAGATATTGTGTGTATCGGGCCTGATTGCTGTTTTGGCCTGGGGCGGGGTGGCTTTTGCTACAGAGGCAGCTCCGAAAGCTGATAATGGACAGACAGTTCTTGCCCGTATCGGAACAGTAGAGATTAAGCAGCAGAATGTGGATGAAGTGATCAACGCTCTCGATCCACAACAGAAGGTGTACTATGATAACGAGCAGGGAAGAAAAGCAGTTCTCGATGAACTGATTAATCTTGAGGTTTTTGCTCGTTATGCAGAGGATAAGGACTTTGATGAAGACCCAGTGTTTGTAGAGAGATTAACTCGAGTAAAGAAAGAGCTTATGCGGCAGCTGGCAGTGGAGAAACTGCTGGAGAGAGTGACAATAGATGAAAAAGAAACTAAATTATATTACATGGATCATTTGAAAGAGTTTGAAGTTCCAGCTCAAATTCGGGCAAGTCACATTCTTTTGAAGGAAGAAGACGAGGCTAAAAAAGTTCTTCAAGAAATCAAGTCTGGTGCTATAACTTTTGAAGAGGCTGCCAAGAAGTACTCTACGTGCCCATCGAAAGAGCAGAATGGTGATCTTGGCTATTTCCAGACCAACCAGGTAGTACCTGAATTTGGGGAAGCTGCGTCTAAACTTAAAAAAAGCGAGATCAGTTCACCAGTTCAGAGCCAATTTGGTTGGCATATCATTAGACTTGAAGATACAAAACCAGGGAAAATTCGTTCTTTTGAAGAAGTGAAATCTCAGGTCGAGAGCAACCTCCTTCGTGATAAACGTGCTCAGGTTTATTCTGAAGAAACAGAGAAACTTCGCAAAGAGTATGGAGTGGTTTTGGTAGAAAAAGAGCCGGCTTCTGATAAAAAACAGTAA
- a CDS encoding YbaK/EbsC family protein, whose protein sequence is MRMTSLLAPTMKHPPEGWKDPGAVRLMRGGYALSWGNGEWNLLPLGAIMRDNICWFFLERFLGDNVQQLDSLLATPHGLENLLRRSVQSYRDLPLRTVESCGGSLLLGGIEEEGMSLKDISHSIFSSIKECLSSLNLDCEEVQDLCERGARSRLVFLEESHHAFAQEGVICPRCGWHGTTTSESGRDQGFQGADSPVMKEVYTPDTCSIEALCAFLNIPSAQTIKTMFYMVEKGNEWQMVAVLLRGDLYISDVKLAVSLGATSVRIATEEELVRAIGQKPGFLGPVGLPPSICLVADRSVVGCRDVVIGANRPDYHLTGIVWGRDFSSERVADIVTLEAGMDCPACGEKLQKSWWSDVADLWLDQVPDEPFFYQDKEGTSRKCRLWRGRLSLDVIMTTLSRKNTFSAGIAPFDVEIIVPAMKDLEAAHLATDLYCETVQAGMAVLFDDRDERAGAKFADADLFGIPARVVVGRKAAEGIVEVHFEEDTREMQAEDVPLFLASLFDDDEAEL, encoded by the coding sequence ATGCGAATGACATCTCTACTTGCTCCAACTATGAAACACCCCCCAGAAGGGTGGAAAGATCCTGGCGCCGTGAGATTAATGCGAGGGGGATACGCTCTCAGCTGGGGGAATGGGGAGTGGAATCTGCTTCCTCTCGGCGCTATTATGCGAGACAATATATGTTGGTTTTTCCTGGAACGTTTCCTTGGGGATAACGTGCAGCAGCTTGATTCTCTTTTAGCAACCCCTCATGGCCTTGAAAACTTGCTTCGAAGGAGCGTACAAAGTTATCGGGATCTTCCGTTACGAACAGTGGAGAGTTGCGGAGGATCGCTTTTATTGGGGGGTATTGAAGAAGAAGGAATGTCTCTGAAAGATATTTCCCACTCTATTTTCAGTTCTATTAAGGAATGCTTGTCCTCCTTGAACCTCGACTGTGAAGAGGTGCAGGATCTGTGTGAGAGAGGAGCGAGATCCCGCCTCGTTTTTCTTGAAGAATCTCATCATGCTTTTGCTCAGGAAGGTGTAATATGCCCTCGTTGCGGGTGGCATGGTACGACAACTTCAGAGAGTGGACGGGATCAAGGTTTCCAGGGGGCTGATTCCCCTGTAATGAAGGAAGTTTATACCCCTGATACATGTTCCATTGAGGCTCTTTGTGCATTTCTTAATATCCCGTCGGCCCAAACGATCAAAACCATGTTCTATATGGTGGAGAAAGGGAATGAGTGGCAGATGGTCGCAGTTCTTCTTCGAGGAGACCTCTATATAAGTGACGTGAAACTAGCAGTCTCTTTAGGAGCCACTTCAGTAAGAATTGCTACAGAAGAAGAGTTGGTGAGGGCTATAGGACAGAAGCCTGGCTTCCTTGGTCCGGTTGGACTTCCTCCTTCTATATGCCTGGTGGCTGATAGAAGTGTAGTTGGGTGTCGTGATGTAGTAATTGGAGCTAATCGGCCTGATTATCACCTCACAGGAATAGTGTGGGGACGAGATTTTTCAAGTGAACGGGTGGCAGATATTGTAACGTTGGAAGCGGGCATGGATTGCCCTGCCTGTGGAGAAAAACTTCAAAAAAGCTGGTGGAGCGATGTCGCAGACCTTTGGCTAGATCAAGTACCTGACGAGCCATTTTTCTATCAAGATAAAGAGGGGACATCTCGAAAATGCCGTCTCTGGAGAGGTCGCCTCTCTCTTGACGTTATAATGACCACATTATCCAGAAAAAATACTTTCTCTGCAGGAATAGCGCCTTTCGATGTTGAAATTATTGTTCCTGCCATGAAAGATCTTGAGGCGGCACACCTTGCTACAGATCTTTATTGTGAGACAGTTCAGGCTGGTATGGCTGTTTTGTTTGATGACCGTGACGAACGTGCAGGAGCAAAATTTGCCGATGCCGATCTTTTCGGGATACCAGCGAGGGTGGTAGTAGGGCGTAAAGCGGCCGAGGGCATTGTAGAGGTTCATTTTGAGGAAGATACGAGAGAAATGCAGGCAGAGGACGTGCCCCTTTTTCTTGCATCTCTATTCGATGACGACGAAGCAGAGCTGTGA
- the sdaAA gene encoding L-serine ammonia-lyase, iron-sulfur-dependent, subunit alpha → MRSLGDLVALSNNSGCSFVESVYQTEEQETGRSVEMIRKDMESRFDDMALSVQEALSGNWSGKIIKPEAEKIGTYIASQNSEAFTSPYVLRASQIAIAVATYNAAMGRIVAAPTAGSCGILPGLLFSYRDHFASEKSELVDALIVAGAVGAVVASRATLAGAEGGCQAECGAAAAMGAAALVALRKGAPDTIAHSVSLTFKSVLGLVCDPIGGLVESPCIKRNGLLVSVAALAADMALAGIKSILPADEVIDAMGQVGRAMPETLRETARGGLAVTPTARRLASEVLHGRW, encoded by the coding sequence ATGAGATCGTTAGGAGATTTGGTAGCTTTAAGTAATAATTCAGGGTGTTCCTTTGTTGAAAGTGTGTATCAGACAGAGGAGCAAGAGACAGGGCGTTCTGTGGAGATGATTCGAAAAGATATGGAAAGCCGTTTTGATGACATGGCTCTTTCTGTTCAAGAAGCTCTTTCTGGAAACTGGAGTGGCAAGATTATCAAGCCAGAGGCGGAGAAAATAGGAACCTACATTGCATCTCAAAATTCGGAGGCTTTTACGAGTCCCTATGTTCTAAGAGCTTCTCAGATAGCTATAGCTGTGGCTACTTATAATGCAGCCATGGGACGTATTGTGGCAGCGCCTACAGCAGGAAGTTGCGGTATATTGCCTGGCCTTCTCTTTTCGTATCGAGATCATTTTGCTTCCGAAAAAAGTGAACTTGTAGATGCTTTGATTGTAGCCGGTGCTGTGGGTGCTGTTGTAGCTTCAAGAGCGACTCTCGCTGGAGCTGAAGGCGGTTGTCAGGCTGAATGTGGTGCTGCGGCAGCTATGGGCGCAGCCGCTCTTGTAGCCCTTCGTAAGGGAGCGCCTGATACTATTGCCCATAGTGTGTCTCTTACCTTTAAATCAGTGCTTGGCCTCGTATGTGACCCAATAGGCGGGCTAGTGGAATCTCCTTGCATCAAGAGGAATGGTTTACTTGTTTCTGTAGCCGCGTTGGCTGCTGACATGGCCCTTGCCGGCATCAAATCTATTCTTCCGGCAGATGAAGTAATTGATGCTATGGGGCAAGTAGGGAGGGCAATGCCCGAAACACTGCGAGAAACAGCTCGGGGGGGGCTGGCTGTTACCCCTACAGCCCGACGTTTGGCTTCAGAGGTTCTCCACGGAAGGTGGTAG
- the sdaAB gene encoding L-serine ammonia-lyase, iron-sulfur-dependent subunit beta produces the protein MSLTEIIGPVMIGPSSSHTAGAARLGRLALACWGEDPLESVEIFLRGSFAYTSYGHGTDRALVAGLLGMAPDDIRLRNALSIAKELQFNYRFDVEEVDGAHPNSARFVFTGKDNRTLEVIGASIGGGAVELQEIDGFKVSVSGELPSLITIHRDTHGVVAAITKLFAEMEINIATLSLYRKSKGGMASLVIELDLPSPPDDSVKQAMERAHPSIIRVLPLYAQGGTSR, from the coding sequence ATGTCCTTAACAGAGATTATTGGGCCGGTAATGATTGGACCGTCTTCAAGTCACACCGCTGGAGCCGCTCGCCTTGGTCGTTTGGCGTTAGCGTGCTGGGGAGAAGATCCACTGGAGAGCGTGGAGATATTTTTACGAGGTAGTTTCGCTTATACGAGTTACGGTCATGGAACAGATCGGGCTCTTGTGGCGGGTCTATTAGGTATGGCTCCCGATGATATTCGTCTTCGAAATGCTCTTTCTATTGCGAAAGAACTGCAATTTAATTATCGTTTCGATGTGGAAGAAGTAGACGGAGCTCATCCCAACTCTGCCCGTTTTGTTTTTACAGGAAAAGACAATCGGACTCTCGAAGTTATTGGCGCTTCTATTGGAGGAGGGGCTGTAGAACTGCAGGAGATTGATGGTTTTAAGGTGAGCGTTTCTGGGGAACTCCCTTCTCTTATCACTATCCATCGCGATACCCATGGGGTTGTAGCGGCTATAACGAAGCTTTTTGCTGAAATGGAGATTAACATTGCTACTTTAAGTCTGTATCGTAAGTCAAAGGGGGGCATGGCGTCTCTTGTTATTGAGCTTGATCTGCCTTCGCCTCCTGACGACAGTGTAAAGCAGGCCATGGAACGTGCCCATCCATCTATTATCCGAGTATTACCCCTTTATGCTCAAGGAGGAACTTCGAGATGA
- a CDS encoding nucleoside deaminase, with protein MDQEVIFWRMLDVIEDHILPQTRVAVLGGHNIFGAAILFRSDLSLITAGTNHEGWNPLWHGEVYTIKKFFELDPHPDPKECLLLSTHEPCSMCLSAVAWSGFPEIYFLFNYEETRDAFHTPNDIQILRDVFYCSSPSRDNQFFKNIPLTDLISHLEEPELGEARIEKLKRTYEELSAIYQKGEKDNFNVEEEKLCP; from the coding sequence ATGGACCAGGAAGTGATATTTTGGAGGATGTTGGATGTTATTGAAGATCATATTCTTCCCCAAACTCGAGTTGCCGTTCTTGGCGGCCATAACATTTTTGGGGCAGCAATATTGTTTCGGTCTGACCTTTCTCTAATAACGGCAGGAACTAATCATGAAGGGTGGAATCCTCTTTGGCACGGGGAGGTTTATACTATAAAGAAGTTCTTTGAACTTGATCCTCACCCAGATCCCAAAGAATGTCTATTGCTCTCTACTCATGAGCCATGTTCCATGTGTCTTTCTGCCGTAGCGTGGTCTGGGTTCCCAGAAATCTACTTCCTTTTCAACTACGAAGAGACGCGGGACGCTTTTCACACCCCGAATGATATACAAATCTTAAGGGATGTTTTTTACTGTTCCTCGCCGAGTCGCGATAATCAATTTTTTAAAAATATACCCCTTACAGATTTAATCTCTCATTTGGAAGAACCGGAGCTTGGGGAGGCCCGTATTGAAAAACTTAAGAGGACCTATGAGGAGCTGTCGGCAATTTACCAAAAGGGAGAGAAGGATAATTTTAACGTAGAGGAGGAGAAGCTATGTCCTTAA
- a CDS encoding LPXTG cell wall anchor domain-containing protein, giving the protein MNALTVVWLALGLLIVGGVLFMKKKRSNEGTND; this is encoded by the coding sequence ATGAATGCCCTAACAGTTGTGTGGCTTGCTCTCGGGCTTCTTATTGTCGGAGGCGTCCTTTTTATGAAGAAGAAGCGAAGCAATGAAGGAACAAATGACTAA